In Apis mellifera strain DH4 linkage group LG3, Amel_HAv3.1, whole genome shotgun sequence, one DNA window encodes the following:
- the LOC409856 gene encoding guanine nucleotide-releasing factor 2 isoform X7, with product MASMPKSEKHAEVEERSGGKARGGKLARRARSFKEDFLEKLSHMRSPGSGSGGGGSGAATRAASPSSPRTPRDKSAPGCADATLDKNPLRDLHIHVRQVQLALLHFKDVVLKKKLEMLPGNGTIILDHITTIHTVLKSYLLYENSSTLGSATNQVYQALAQLLKLCDDVLLHGDQSSALDTENVTHIIGLVEDAVKNLVDLANEKIANRQKPAAVATSNRTSGYGSELTPQRNSLPDIPLTPRERQILEQTAATTSLVRSSHSSESILRDSSPPPKPPLPERTNVCLSEENSSSGTPPPLPPKRRTRAQQLLDESEGLLASSLDGVSLRSRSPEDSSSLLSASAGSLDSALNHSRDEDEIRAIMGPNDDSLNDSMDLSLMATIQGMQVNGSSNCSCWDGSETNIPSTMLLGQQTPQEVLHQFTGIEGNRLSTQTQESGFVSMHSQRSSSQSYTTTSSITSKRSSQQSSISYNSQTFNSQQSFSQTKLSSDSNGSIFTQKTMTSSKSTVSTNISGSGDSAILEKLVNEMESISTSDANGVPPALPEKRSKRRKERQPSQYDNVPENEHLSTCSLHTNNGDNPDASKPPPLPLKKRHMFQSVAYSVMAYMEMFGNCSHSNNDFISGLGTRHSVAAYNSMLGEWQNDMALTTTQSCSFMAHTMTTLHDSSNTSITMTPSVTELTNNSSLPPALPPKRSRSIKSNATPPPISPKPTISMQSIHTIEPIVTSTPVKIEESGCIHDKKELTPSTPVKLNNVALDTILPSSRPASNALSSISVDDNTLELRDIDQDDSILDELDISKYLVFKKPDEEGPDIRGGHPDALLIHATKANKHDEKESDFLYQEAFLTTYRTFMQPLELIQKLHKRHQRFSCSADVVKQRAAREAFSLLVRAVSDLTMSDLDDTLLQTLMEFVQQLVCSGDLTMAKALRVKILEKHAVKQLQSAQPILSSLSVTTKQASLLDFKSEQIAEQMTLLDADLFMKIEIPEVLIWAQEQNEERSPNLTRFTEHFNKMSYWARSRILEHRLENEAKDREKYVVKFIKIMKHLRKINNFNSYLALLSALDSAPIRRLEWQKHITEGLKEYCALIDSSSSFRAYRQALAETQPPCIPYIGLVLQDLTFVHIGNSDLLPDGSINFSKRWQQFNIVENMKRFKKGTYSFKKHERIITFFNNFSDFLCEEAMWQISESIKPRGGKKAQSQN from the exons AAGTCGAGGAGCGGTCGGGCGGGAAGGCGCGCGGCGGTAAACTTGCGCGTCGTGCGCGCTCGTTCAAGGAGGACTTCCTGGAGAAGCTCTCCCACATGCGTTCTCCCGGTAGCGGCAGCGGGGGCGGAGGAAGCGGGGCGGCCACGAGGGCcgcctccccctcctcgcCGCGGACGCCGCGGGACAAGAGCGCCCCCGGGTGCGCGGACGCCACCCTCGACAAGAACCCCCTCCGTGACCTGCACATCCACGTGCGACAGGTGCAGCTGGCACTGCTCCACTTCAAGGACGTCGTGTTGAAGAAGAAGCTCGAGATGCTGCCCGGGAACGGCACCATCATCCTCGACCACATCACCACGATACACACAGTGTTGAAATCCTACTTGCTCTACGAGAACAG CTCCACTCTGGGATCAGCGACGAATCAGGTGTATCAAGCCCTGGCGCAATTGTTGAAACTCTGCGACGACGTGTTGCTGCACGGCGACCAGTCCTCCGCGTTGGACACCGAGAACGTGACGCACATTATAGGATTAGTCGAGGACGCGGTGAAAAACTTGGTCGATCTGGCGAACGAGAAGATCGCCAACAGACAGAAACCTGCCGCCGTCGCGACGAGTAACAG AACGTCGGGTTATGGATCGGAATTGACGCCACAAAGAAATTCTTTACCCGATATCCCGCTAACCCCGAGGGAAAGGCAGATTTTAGAGCAGACCGCTGCGACTACTAGTCTGGTCCGTAGTTCGCATAGTTCAGAGTCGATTTTAAGGGATTCTAGTCCACCCCCAAAACCACCACTCCCCGAAAG AACTAATGTGTGTCTGTCGGAGGAAAATAGTTCTTCCGGCACGCCCCCTCCATTGCCACCGAAACGGAGAACGAGGGCTCAACAGTTGCTCGACGAGTCCGAAGGCCTTTTAGCATCTAGTCTTGACGGTGTCTCCTTACGAAGTAGATCTCCAGAGGATTCGTCGTCTCTTCTAAGCGCGTCGGCTGGCAGTTTGGATTCGGCCCTCAATCATTCTCGCGACGAGGATGAGATACGGGCGATCATGGGACCAAACGATGACTCTTTGAACGATAGTATGGATCTCAGCCTGATGGCTACTATTCAGG gcATGCAAGTTAATGGTAGTTCAAACTGTAGTTGCTGGGACGGTTCCGAAACAAATATACCAAGTACCATGTTATTAGGTCAACAAACTCCACAAGAAGTGCTTCATCAATTTACTg GTATAGAAGGAAATCGATTATCGACCCAAACGCAAGAATCTGGTTTCGTATCGATGCATTCACAACGAAGTTCATCCCAAAGTTATACTACTACTTCCAGTATAACGTCCAAAAGATCTTCCCAGCAGAGCAGCATTAGTTATAATTCACAAACGTTCAATTCTCAACAATCGTTTTCACAAACAAAACTATCTTCGGATAGTAACGGGTCTATTTTCACTCAGAAGACAATGACTAGTTCGAAGAGTACTGTTAGCACAAATATATCTGGAAGTGGAGATTCCGCGATACTAGAAAAATTGGTAAAT gAAATGGAATCGATATCTACATCGGACGCTAATGGTGTACCGCCGGCATTACCAGAAAAACGATCGAAACGGAGAAAAGAACGTCAGCCATCGCAGTACGACAATGTACCTGAAAACGAGCATTTATCAACCTGTAGTTTACATACTAATAATGGCGATAATCCAGATGCCAGTAAACCTCCACCACTTCCTCTTAAAAAAAGGCATA TGTTCCAATCAGTGGCATATTCTG TCATGGCATACATGGAGATGTTTGGGAATTGTTCTCACAGTAACAATGACTTCATCTCTGGTCTTGGGACCCGCCATTCAGTGGCAGCTTATAATTCAATGCTAGGTGAATGGCAAAATGATATGGCCCTTACTACGACACAATCGTGTTCTTTCATGGCACATACTATGACCACATTGCACGATAGTTCAaa taCCTCCATAACTATGACACCATCAGTAACAGAACTAACAAATAATTCTAGTCTCCCACCAGCATTACCACCAAAGAGATCCCGATCCATTAAATCAAATGCAACACCTCCACCAATTTCGCCAAAACCTACCATTAGCATGCAAAGTATACATACAATTGAACCAATCGTAACGTCGACTCCAGTAAAGATAGAAGAATCTGGTTGCATTCATGATAAGAAAGAGCTGACACCTTCAACTCCAGTAAAATTG aataacGTTGCCTTAGATACAATATTACCATCATCAAGACCAGCTAGTAATGCTTTATCATCGATATCTGTTGATGATAATACTTTGGAATTAAGAGATATCGATCAAGATGATAGCATATTAGATGAATTGGATATCAgtaaatatttagtttttaaaaagcCAGATGAAGAAGGACCAGATATAAGAGGTGGTCATCCTGATGCATTACTAATTCATGCAACTAAAGCTAATAAACACg ATGAGAAGGAATCAG attTTTTGTATCAAGAAGCATTTTTAACTACATATAGAACATTCATGCAACCATtggaattaattcaaaaactgCATAAACGTCATCAGCGATTCTCCTGTTCTGCTGACGTTGTCAAACAAAGAGCAGCTCGTGAAgcattttctttattagttAGAGCTGTTAGCGATTTAAC tatGTCTGATTTGGACGATACCCTCTTGCAAACTCTAATGGAATTCGTGCAACAATTAGTATGTAGCGGTGATCTTACCATGGCGAAAGCTTTGcgtgttaaaattttagaaaaacacGCTGTGAAACAATTACAATCTGCACAACCAATTCTTTCTTCGTTAAGTGTGACAACAAAGCAAGCTTCCCTTCTCGATTTTAAAAGTGAACAAATTGCGGAACAAATGACATTATTAGATGctgatttatttatgaaaatcgaGATACCGGAAGTATTAATTTGGGCACAAGAACAAAACGAAGAACGAAGTCCGAACTTAACTAGATTTACAGAACACTTTAATAAAATGTCGTATTGGGCCAGATCGAGGATACTAGAACACAGATTAGAAAACGAAGCAAAAGACAGGGAAAAATATGTCGTTAAATTCATTAAGATAATGAAACatcttagaaaaataaataattttaatagttatttaGCCTTGCTTTCTGCATTGGATAGTGCACCTATTAGAAGACTCGAATGGCAAAAACATATTACAGAAGGCTTAAAGGAATATTGTGCTCTTATTGATAGTTCTAGTAGTTTTAGAGCTTACAGACAAGCTCTGGCAGAAACGCAACCGCCATGTATTccttatat TGGACTTGTATTACAAGATCTTACATTCGTGCATATTGGAAATAGTGATCTTTTACCTGATGGcagtataaatttttcgaaaagatggCAACAGTttaatattgttgaaaatatgaaaaggtTCAAAAAAgg gacATATTCATTCAAGAAGCACGAACGTATAATAACGTTCTTCAACAATTTCAGTGATTTCCTCTGTGAGGAGGCAATGTGGCAGATTTCAGAAAGTATCAAACCACGTGGTGGGAAAAAAGCACAGTCGCAGAACTAG